The following coding sequences lie in one Corynebacterium anserum genomic window:
- a CDS encoding ABC transporter ATP-binding protein: MADVNFDHVYIQYPGSERPTVKDLNLHIADGEFLVLVGPSGCGKSTTLRALAGLEDTSGGHISIGGRDVTGTEPKERDIAMVFQDYALYPHMTVAENMGFALKVAKTPKDEITRRVGQAAETLGLTEFLDRKPKDLSGGQRQRVAMGRAIVREPQVFLMDEPLSNLDAKLRVQTRAQIVKLQSSLGVTTVYVTHDQVEAMTMGDRVAVLNFGELQQVADPKELYDRPVNAFVAGFIGSPSMNLLETRGPIAGWDVELPAGFDDKDIIVGIRPEGLTVISDSAVDLDATSSLSHSSGIRGTVDMVEELGADSYVYVDTHYGQLIARGHETEASPTIGSTVHIGIAHGATVHFFDAATQQRIGN; the protein is encoded by the coding sequence ATGGCAGACGTTAACTTCGACCACGTGTACATCCAGTACCCCGGCTCCGAGCGTCCGACGGTGAAGGACTTGAATCTCCATATCGCCGATGGCGAATTTTTAGTGCTTGTCGGCCCGTCGGGCTGTGGAAAGTCCACAACTCTCCGGGCGCTTGCGGGTCTTGAGGATACCTCCGGCGGCCACATCTCCATCGGTGGTAGGGATGTCACCGGAACTGAGCCGAAGGAACGCGATATCGCAATGGTGTTTCAGGACTATGCGCTCTATCCACACATGACCGTCGCCGAAAACATGGGTTTTGCGTTGAAAGTTGCCAAGACGCCGAAAGATGAGATCACACGGCGCGTAGGCCAAGCCGCAGAAACACTCGGCCTCACCGAATTCCTCGACCGCAAACCGAAAGATCTCTCCGGAGGTCAACGCCAGCGTGTCGCCATGGGGCGTGCCATTGTCCGCGAGCCCCAGGTATTTCTCATGGATGAGCCACTGTCTAACTTGGATGCCAAGCTCCGCGTTCAGACCCGCGCCCAGATTGTGAAACTCCAATCCTCCTTGGGGGTCACTACCGTATATGTGACTCACGACCAGGTGGAAGCTATGACTATGGGTGATCGCGTGGCCGTACTGAACTTCGGCGAACTGCAGCAAGTCGCCGACCCGAAGGAACTCTATGACCGTCCCGTCAATGCTTTCGTTGCGGGCTTTATCGGCTCTCCGTCCATGAACCTGCTCGAGACACGTGGTCCTATCGCCGGCTGGGATGTAGAGCTTCCCGCCGGCTTCGACGATAAAGACATCATCGTCGGTATTCGTCCCGAAGGCCTCACCGTCATCTCGGATTCTGCTGTTGATCTCGACGCCACCTCGTCCTTATCCCACTCCTCCGGTATCCGCGGCACGGTGGACATGGTTGAGGAACTCGGAGCAGACTCTTATGTCTATGTAGATACCCATTATGGACAATTGATCGCCCGTGGCCATGAGACGGAAGCGTCACCGACCATTGGTTCTACCGTGCACATCGGTATCGCTCATGGCGCCACAGTTCACTTTTTCGATGCCGCCACGCAACAGCGCATCGGTAACTAA
- a CDS encoding ABC transporter substrate-binding protein → MAVHNKKLLAILAASGLALTACSDSGDNQASQEAKNTDGRGEITFAMGKNDTDKLRPIIDKWNDTHPEEKVKLQELAGEADAQRDTLVQSLQAGSSDIDVMALDVVWTAQFAANNWLAPLDGDLAVKTDGLLPATVESATYNNKLMALPMNTNAQLLYRNTDEVPDAPQKWDDVVKACKAVKNQDCLTMTLKQYEGLTVSTAAFMDGWGGSILKDDGSSNVTSDQSKEGLQALVDAYKDGTIAKNSKAATEEETNLAFTEGKTAMAVNWPYMYTNAEAEESAVKGKVEVTPLVGKDGVGTSTLGGYNNGINIHSEHKATALDFMKFIISEENQKSFAEASFPPVLASIYDDASLQKQFPYLPALKASLEHAKPRPASPMYDELSKAVQDNVSAALSGDKSVDDATKDIESAINNTQG, encoded by the coding sequence ATGGCTGTGCATAATAAGAAACTTCTCGCAATCCTGGCTGCATCCGGACTCGCTCTCACTGCCTGTTCCGATTCCGGCGACAACCAGGCCTCCCAGGAGGCAAAGAATACCGACGGCCGCGGTGAAATCACCTTCGCCATGGGCAAGAATGACACCGATAAACTCCGTCCCATTATCGATAAATGGAACGACACCCACCCTGAAGAAAAGGTGAAGCTCCAGGAACTCGCGGGCGAGGCCGATGCCCAGCGTGACACCCTCGTGCAGTCCCTCCAAGCCGGCTCCTCTGACATCGACGTCATGGCTCTCGACGTCGTCTGGACCGCTCAGTTTGCGGCCAACAACTGGCTCGCACCCCTGGACGGCGACCTCGCAGTAAAAACTGACGGTCTTCTTCCAGCAACTGTTGAATCTGCGACCTACAACAACAAGCTCATGGCACTGCCGATGAACACCAACGCGCAGCTGCTCTACCGCAACACCGACGAAGTTCCGGACGCCCCTCAGAAGTGGGATGACGTCGTGAAAGCCTGCAAGGCAGTGAAGAACCAGGACTGCCTGACCATGACTCTGAAGCAGTACGAGGGGCTGACCGTATCCACTGCCGCTTTCATGGATGGTTGGGGTGGAAGCATCCTGAAAGACGACGGCAGCTCTAACGTGACATCTGACCAATCGAAGGAAGGCCTGCAAGCTCTGGTAGACGCCTACAAGGACGGCACCATCGCCAAGAACTCCAAGGCTGCAACGGAAGAGGAAACCAACCTGGCCTTCACCGAGGGCAAGACCGCCATGGCTGTGAACTGGCCATACATGTACACCAACGCGGAAGCTGAAGAATCCGCCGTAAAGGGCAAGGTAGAAGTCACTCCGTTGGTCGGTAAGGACGGTGTAGGCACCTCCACGCTCGGTGGTTACAATAACGGCATCAACATCCACTCCGAGCACAAGGCCACTGCCCTAGACTTCATGAAGTTCATCATCAGCGAAGAAAACCAGAAGTCTTTCGCGGAAGCTTCGTTCCCACCAGTTCTTGCATCTATCTACGACGATGCAAGTCTGCAGAAACAGTTCCCTTACCTTCCGGCACTGAAGGCCTCCCTGGAACACGCTAAGCCGCGTCCAGCGTCCCCAATGTATGACGAGCTGTCCAAGGCCGTCCAGGACAATGTGTCCGCTGCCCTCAGCGGCGACAAGTCTGTCGACGATGCAACAAAGGACATCGAGTCCGCAATCAACAACACTCAAGGCTAA
- a CDS encoding carbohydrate ABC transporter permease yields the protein MLLLALVIGYPVVRAVWLSFQADRHLDPSTGMFVDGGFAGFQHYLYWLNNRCMTPSGQVAECAPGQLATDFWPALKITLFFVVVTVALETVLGLWMAMVMNRSFIGRGLLRAAVLVPWAIPTAVTAKLWQFIFAEQGIVNELLGKHIAWTTDPWAARIAVIIADVWKTAPFMALLILAGLQMVPSGVYEAARVDGASKWQQFTHITLPLIKPALMVAILFRTLDALRMYDLPVIMISESSNSPTAVISQLVITGTKQGNYNSASAMSTLIFLLIFTVAFIMVKFLGADVGGTQNMPKTTRKTSWWRRKKDTDDAQRSHFSLREAAKQPARTSAAHSTDVTTPGGAR from the coding sequence ATGCTGCTGTTAGCACTAGTGATTGGCTACCCGGTTGTTCGCGCCGTGTGGCTGTCTTTCCAAGCCGATCGCCACTTGGATCCAAGCACTGGCATGTTTGTAGACGGTGGTTTCGCCGGATTTCAGCACTACCTGTACTGGTTGAACAACCGGTGCATGACCCCCTCGGGACAGGTAGCAGAGTGTGCTCCGGGGCAGCTCGCCACCGACTTTTGGCCGGCGCTGAAGATCACATTGTTCTTCGTAGTAGTCACAGTAGCTCTGGAAACCGTTCTGGGGCTCTGGATGGCGATGGTCATGAACCGTAGCTTCATTGGCCGTGGATTACTCCGTGCGGCGGTTCTTGTCCCGTGGGCTATCCCCACAGCTGTTACCGCAAAGCTCTGGCAATTCATCTTCGCTGAACAGGGGATTGTCAACGAACTTCTGGGCAAGCACATCGCATGGACTACAGACCCCTGGGCGGCGCGTATTGCCGTGATCATCGCCGACGTGTGGAAGACCGCACCTTTCATGGCTTTGTTGATCCTCGCAGGGCTCCAGATGGTGCCAAGCGGCGTATATGAGGCGGCGCGCGTGGACGGTGCCTCCAAATGGCAGCAATTCACACACATCACGCTGCCTCTCATCAAACCGGCTCTGATGGTTGCCATTTTGTTCCGTACCTTGGACGCGCTCCGCATGTACGACCTGCCAGTCATCATGATCTCCGAATCCTCTAACTCCCCTACTGCCGTGATCTCCCAGCTAGTCATCACCGGCACCAAACAAGGCAACTACAACTCGGCATCCGCGATGTCCACACTAATTTTCCTGCTCATCTTCACCGTGGCATTCATCATGGTGAAGTTCCTAGGCGCAGACGTTGGGGGCACCCAAAACATGCCGAAAACCACTAGGAAGACCTCATGGTGGCGTCGAAAGAAAGACACGGACGACGCGCAACGATCCCACTTCTCACTACGCGAAGCCGCAAAGCAACCAGCACGCACATCTGCCGCTCACTCCACAGACGTGACCACCCCAGGAGGCGCACGATGA